The following proteins are encoded in a genomic region of Nicotiana sylvestris chromosome 4, ASM39365v2, whole genome shotgun sequence:
- the LOC104223649 gene encoding protein SYM1-like yields MGIAKLAKRSIVHQSKFRFSSNPISGSQFASHYQQCRAYSARSMNTAATKVPKPHFLSFPTFLRKSSECANTKMGFLAWYLGALESRPIITKSISSAIIYAAADVTSQVITMSPSDSLDIVRTLRMAGFGLIILGTAQHLWFNYMGRVLPKRDVVSTLKKLLIGQFAYGPLINSAFFSFNAALQGENGEEIAARLKRDLLPTMIKGLMYWPMCDFLTYKVIPVHLQPLINSSFSYAWTIYLTYVASLKKAASD; encoded by the exons ATGGGTATCGCCAAGCTAGCCAAACGCAGCATAGTTCATCAGTCAAAGTTTCGATTCTCTTCCAATCCCATTTCTGGGTCTCAATTTGCTTCTCACTATCAACAATGCAGAGCTTACTCTGCTCGATCAATGAACACTGCTGCAACTAAAGTCCCTAAacctcattttctttcatttccaACTTTTCTTCGCAAATCTTCTGAATGTGCAAATACCAAGATGGGATTCTTGGCTTGGTATTTGGGAGCTCTTGAGTCTCGTCCAATCATCACCAAATCTATTTCTTCTGCTATTATATATGCTGCTGCCGATGTTACTTCTCAG GTGATTACAATGTCGCCTTCGGATTCTCTAGATATAGTAAGGACTCTACGTATGGCTGGTTTTGGATTGATCATCTTAGGAACAGCACAACATCTGTGGTTTAACTATATGGGGAGGGTATTACCAAAGAGAGATGTAGTTTCTACCTTGAAGAAATTGTTGATCGGACAGTTTGCTTATGGGCCTCTCATTAATTCTGCTTTCTTCTCTTTCAATGCCGCACTACAAG GTGAGAATGGAGAAGAAATCGCTGCAAGGTTGAAGCGCGACCTGCTCCCGACAATGATTAAGGGACTTATGTACTGGCCAATGTGTGATTTCTTGACATATAAAGTAATCCCTGTCCATTTGCAG CCCTTGATTAATAGTTCATTTTCCTATGCGTGGACTATATATTTGACGTACGTTGCAAGTTTGAAGAAAGCTGCTTCTGATTAA